Proteins found in one Brevibacillus brevis genomic segment:
- a CDS encoding YolD-like family protein, with protein MEEIGTRQHRSNYIVGAKGTITMAKKIDNLFASMRMVLPEHRTELLKHNEERNLIKRPEVDDDDFGEMCFRIYDSTQYDYAITVKWFVPKKGELEMIEEAWGGSA; from the coding sequence GTGGAAGAGATCGGAACCCGACAACATCGAAGTAATTACATCGTGGGAGCGAAAGGAACGATAACAATGGCGAAGAAAATCGATAACTTGTTTGCATCAATGCGGATGGTGTTGCCAGAACACAGAACGGAGCTTCTCAAACACAACGAAGAGCGCAACCTAATTAAGCGCCCGGAAGTCGACGACGATGATTTCGGGGAGATGTGTTTTCGCATCTATGACAGCACGCAATACGACTACGCCATCACCGTGAAATGGTTCGTACCGAAAAAAGGCGAGCTTGAAATGATAGAGGAAGCATGGGGGGGGAGTGCGTGA
- a CDS encoding methyltransferase — MLKYIMHNWPDEQATQILRRCWEAMAPGGRVLIMDPVLPPGDTPLN, encoded by the coding sequence GTGCTTAAGTACATCATGCATAACTGGCCCGACGAGCAGGCAACTCAAATCTTGCGACGTTGTTGGGAGGCGATGGCTCCTGGCGGTCGGGTGCTCATCATGGACCCAGTTCTCCCTCCAGGAGATACGCCACTAAATTAA
- a CDS encoding aspartate/glutamate racemase family protein, translating into MIGILAGMGPKSTGPFVDKVVDQCQKIYGAINDIDFPHMMIYSCPTPFYIDKPLNHTDMEMAIINGARRLEKTDVDFIAIPCNTAHIYFNQINNSVSVPILNMIDETIREIPKNSKKVALLATNPTVQSGIFQDALVREGYDFSHQDRWQTCVNQIIAKIKQGQIDESLLLWDEFYSELAETIDTAIIACTDLNVVTDKKSNDIAFIDSSTCLAQAVVHKYLSLMDRG; encoded by the coding sequence ATGATTGGAATATTAGCAGGAATGGGTCCAAAATCTACTGGGCCATTTGTAGATAAAGTTGTAGACCAGTGCCAAAAGATATATGGAGCAATAAATGACATTGATTTCCCTCACATGATGATTTATTCATGTCCAACGCCTTTCTACATTGATAAACCTCTCAACCATACGGACATGGAAATGGCAATTATTAATGGGGCTCGCAGACTTGAAAAAACAGATGTTGATTTTATTGCCATCCCATGTAATACGGCACATATCTATTTTAACCAAATAAACAACTCAGTTTCAGTTCCCATATTAAACATGATTGATGAAACAATAAGGGAAATACCAAAAAACTCAAAAAAGGTAGCTCTTTTAGCCACCAATCCAACGGTTCAGTCTGGAATATTTCAAGATGCTTTAGTAAGAGAAGGTTACGATTTTTCACATCAAGATCGTTGGCAAACCTGCGTGAATCAAATAATAGCAAAGATTAAACAAGGTCAAATCGATGAGTCCCTTCTATTATGGGATGAATTCTATTCAGAATTAGCTGAAACGATTGATACCGCTATCATTGCATGTACAGATTTAAATGTTGTTACAGATAAAAAATCCAATGATATTGCCTTTATTGATTCATCAACTTGTCTCGCTCAAGCCGTTGTACATAAATATTTATCATTAATGGACAGAGGTTAA
- a CDS encoding helix-turn-helix domain-containing protein: MAFSYKPLWKLMIEREIKKGELREFLSGATVAKMGKDEFVAMDVLDKICNHLNCRIEDIIEHIPDNK; this comes from the coding sequence ATGGCTTTTAGTTACAAGCCTCTATGGAAACTTATGATCGAGAGAGAAATAAAAAAAGGGGAGTTACGGGAGTTTCTATCAGGGGCAACAGTAGCAAAAATGGGAAAAGACGAGTTTGTAGCTATGGATGTTTTGGACAAGATATGCAATCACTTAAATTGCCGCATTGAAGACATCATTGAACACATTCCTGACAACAAATAA
- a CDS encoding site-specific integrase, protein MASFRKFEGKWEYRFRYKDPFTQKHKEKSKRGFATKKEAQLAAAEHQKRLLEQYEQGDMMLKNYLTVWLEEYKKETVRKNTYELHRRNIENHILPHFKNIMLRDVKPIMYQEFLNQLTENNYSKRSVEIVHTTMNNAMEKAVTLAKIEKNPCLGVTIKGQSQNDGIKFMESNDIPKFLQATRQYDYIYWIFFKVLIETGMRKGEAAALQWTDIDFKKYTISINKTLDFGAKNKNELFGDTKTFNSNRTIKISQSLVNDLKHHLSYQNQNKLGFGELYHHDLNLVLCRKDGNFIPKSSLFNAFSRTLKKVNIPSMPIHSLRHTHAVLLMETGADMKYIQERLGHGSMQITADVYAHISKKIESDNMRKFEDHMEKIYE, encoded by the coding sequence ATGGCAAGTTTCAGAAAGTTCGAGGGAAAGTGGGAATATCGATTTCGGTATAAAGACCCCTTTACACAGAAACACAAAGAAAAGTCCAAACGTGGCTTCGCAACTAAAAAGGAAGCACAGCTAGCAGCAGCTGAACACCAAAAGAGACTACTAGAACAATATGAACAAGGCGATATGATGCTAAAGAATTATTTAACGGTCTGGCTTGAGGAATATAAAAAGGAGACTGTACGCAAAAACACTTACGAATTGCACAGAAGAAATATCGAAAACCATATTCTCCCACACTTTAAAAACATCATGCTTAGAGACGTAAAACCTATTATGTATCAAGAATTTTTAAACCAACTTACAGAGAATAACTACAGCAAACGATCTGTAGAAATCGTCCACACAACTATGAATAACGCTATGGAAAAAGCAGTAACATTAGCTAAAATCGAAAAAAACCCGTGCTTAGGGGTTACAATCAAAGGTCAGTCCCAAAATGATGGTATTAAATTTATGGAATCAAATGATATCCCAAAATTTTTACAGGCAACCCGCCAATACGATTACATCTACTGGATATTCTTCAAAGTATTAATTGAAACAGGTATGCGAAAAGGTGAAGCAGCTGCTTTACAGTGGACAGACATAGACTTTAAAAAATATACGATTAGCATTAATAAGACTCTCGACTTCGGAGCAAAAAATAAAAACGAGCTTTTTGGTGATACTAAGACATTTAACTCGAATAGAACAATCAAAATTAGTCAATCACTAGTCAATGATCTGAAGCATCACTTATCCTACCAGAACCAAAACAAATTAGGATTCGGGGAACTCTACCACCATGATCTAAATCTAGTATTGTGCAGGAAAGATGGAAACTTTATACCAAAATCCTCTCTGTTTAACGCATTTTCACGAACGTTAAAAAAAGTGAACATTCCCTCAATGCCTATCCACTCATTAAGACATACACATGCAGTCTTGCTCATGGAAACCGGTGCAGATATGAAATACATCCAGGAGCGTCTAGGTCATGGCAGCATGCAAATTACCGCAGATGTGTATGCCCATATTTCTAAAAAAATCGAAAGCGACAACATGAGAAAATTTGAAGACCATATGGAGAAAATTTATGAGTAA
- the glnA gene encoding type I glutamate--ammonia ligase — MSKFTREDIMRMAKEEDVRYIRLQFTDLMGIIKNVEIPLSQLPKALDGKMMFDGSSIEGFVRIEESDMYLVPDLDTWVVFPWGNEFGKIARLICDIHMPDGSPFEGDPRYILKRALKEAEEMGFTAFNVGPEPEFFLFKLDAKGEPTLDLNDQGGYFDFAPLDSGENCRRDIVLTLEKMGFEVEASHHEVAPGQHEIDFKYANALQAADQILTFKLVVKTIAQKHGLHATFMPKPLYGVAGSGMHANQSLFRGKENAFYDESDVMGLSQTAKHYLAGILQHARSFTAITNPLVNSYKRLVPGYEAPCYVAWSAKNRSPLIRIPASRGLSTRIEVRSPDPATNPYLALAVMLKAGLDGIKNKLTPPPAIDRNIYVMTEQDREANGIENLPATLKEAIECLKADPVICEALGEHALVHFIEAKEIEWDMFRTRVHDWEREQYMTAY, encoded by the coding sequence GTGAGCAAGTTTACAAGAGAAGACATCATGCGCATGGCCAAAGAAGAGGACGTAAGGTATATTCGACTGCAGTTTACCGACCTGATGGGGATCATTAAAAACGTAGAAATCCCGCTGTCCCAATTGCCAAAAGCACTCGATGGCAAAATGATGTTTGATGGTTCTTCCATCGAAGGCTTCGTTCGCATCGAGGAGTCCGACATGTACCTGGTGCCTGATCTGGATACATGGGTTGTATTCCCGTGGGGCAATGAGTTTGGTAAAATTGCACGTCTGATCTGTGATATCCACATGCCAGATGGCTCTCCGTTCGAAGGAGACCCGCGCTACATCCTGAAGCGTGCCTTGAAAGAAGCCGAAGAAATGGGCTTCACAGCTTTCAACGTAGGTCCAGAGCCTGAGTTTTTCCTGTTCAAGCTGGACGCAAAAGGTGAGCCTACGCTGGATTTGAACGACCAAGGCGGATACTTCGACTTTGCTCCACTCGACTCCGGTGAAAACTGCCGCCGTGATATCGTATTGACGCTGGAAAAAATGGGCTTTGAAGTGGAAGCATCTCACCACGAGGTAGCTCCTGGTCAACACGAAATCGACTTCAAGTATGCAAATGCACTCCAAGCCGCTGACCAAATCTTGACGTTCAAACTGGTTGTTAAAACCATCGCGCAAAAGCATGGTCTGCATGCGACCTTCATGCCAAAACCGCTGTACGGTGTAGCTGGTTCCGGTATGCACGCGAACCAATCGCTGTTCCGTGGGAAAGAAAATGCTTTCTATGACGAGTCCGATGTAATGGGACTGAGCCAAACAGCGAAGCATTACCTGGCAGGTATTTTGCAACATGCGCGCAGCTTTACTGCGATCACGAACCCGCTCGTAAACTCCTACAAGCGTTTGGTTCCTGGTTACGAGGCTCCTTGCTACGTAGCGTGGTCTGCGAAAAACCGCTCTCCATTGATCCGTATCCCTGCTTCCAGAGGTTTGAGCACGCGTATTGAAGTGCGCAGCCCAGACCCTGCAACGAACCCATACTTGGCGTTGGCAGTGATGCTGAAAGCTGGTTTGGACGGAATCAAAAACAAGCTTACACCACCACCTGCTATCGATCGCAACATCTACGTGATGACCGAGCAAGACCGCGAAGCAAACGGAATCGAGAACTTGCCTGCTACTTTGAAGGAAGCAATCGAGTGCCTGAAAGCAGATCCGGTGATTTGTGAAGCATTGGGCGAGCATGCATTGGTACACTTTATTGAAGCGAAAGAAATTGAGTGGGATATGTTCCGCACACGCGTTCACGATTGGGAGCGCGAGCAATACATGACTGCTTACTAA
- a CDS encoding MerR family transcriptional regulator produces the protein MSDDLRRNMALFPIGIVMKLTDLTARQIRYYEQNDLIQPARTEGKQRLFSFNDVDRLLEIKALIEKGLNIAGIKQVLQMQEPAMEQTEITTTSEEKRKDMSDKELHQLLRQQIMYRDATRHGEGALIRGELSRFFH, from the coding sequence ATGAGTGATGACCTTCGCCGGAATATGGCCCTCTTTCCCATTGGGATCGTCATGAAACTGACGGATCTCACTGCGAGGCAAATCCGTTATTACGAACAAAACGACCTGATTCAGCCCGCCCGCACAGAAGGGAAGCAGAGGCTCTTTTCTTTCAACGACGTAGATCGCTTGTTGGAGATCAAGGCTCTGATTGAAAAAGGACTGAATATTGCAGGGATCAAGCAAGTCCTGCAAATGCAAGAGCCTGCTATGGAACAAACAGAGATTACCACCACGTCCGAAGAGAAACGCAAGGACATGTCCGACAAAGAGCTGCATCAGCTCCTAAGGCAGCAGATTATGTATCGCGATGCCACTCGCCATGGCGAGGGTGCATTGATACGTGGAGAGCTTTCCCGCTTCTTCCACTAG
- a CDS encoding aminotransferase class I/II-fold pyridoxal phosphate-dependent enzyme, protein MFSYFSHGEKLRPLVMEVEATISERHRQISALVDTNQLKVLRSFQKHEVNEFHFSTSTGYGYDDSGRATLESIYAEVFGGEAALVRNHIISGTHAIAISLFGILRPGDDLLYITGKPYDTLEEVVGVRGEGQGSLKDYGIGYSYVPLTLEGEIDFVAVAQAISPKTKVIGIQRSRGYADRPSFTIAKIQEMIRVVKEIKPDLIVFVDNCYGEFTEEQEPLHVGADIMAGSLIKNPGGGLVKTGGYIVGREDLVQLASYRMAAPGIGAEGGASLYSLLEMFQGFFLAPHVVGEALKGAVFSSAMLERLGFKTNPLWHEPRTDLIQSVEFGSAERLITFCQGIQKAAPVDSHVTPYPSEMPGYADPVIMAAGTFIQGASIEFSADGPIRPPYLGFVQGGLTYSHVKVGILTALNGMLEKGLLEIPGE, encoded by the coding sequence ATGTTTTCATATTTTTCCCATGGAGAAAAGCTTCGTCCCCTCGTGATGGAGGTGGAAGCGACGATCTCAGAGAGACATCGTCAAATTTCCGCTTTGGTGGATACGAATCAACTGAAAGTATTGCGTTCCTTCCAAAAGCACGAGGTCAATGAATTTCATTTTTCAACATCCACAGGATATGGCTACGATGATTCTGGACGGGCAACGTTAGAATCGATTTACGCCGAAGTATTCGGTGGAGAAGCGGCTTTGGTGCGCAACCATATCATCTCGGGTACACATGCGATTGCGATTTCTTTGTTTGGCATTCTTCGTCCGGGCGACGATCTTCTCTATATTACGGGCAAACCGTACGATACGCTTGAAGAGGTAGTAGGTGTGCGCGGCGAAGGGCAAGGTTCGCTCAAGGATTACGGCATCGGTTATAGCTACGTGCCTTTGACACTAGAAGGAGAAATTGATTTTGTGGCAGTTGCACAAGCGATTTCGCCTAAGACGAAGGTCATTGGGATTCAACGTTCGCGAGGCTATGCAGACCGTCCTTCTTTCACCATCGCGAAAATCCAAGAGATGATTCGGGTTGTAAAAGAAATCAAGCCTGATCTGATCGTATTTGTAGACAACTGCTACGGAGAGTTCACGGAGGAGCAGGAGCCATTGCACGTAGGTGCAGACATCATGGCTGGCTCTCTCATCAAAAACCCGGGTGGCGGCTTGGTCAAAACAGGCGGTTATATAGTAGGACGCGAGGATTTGGTTCAGCTTGCTTCGTATCGGATGGCAGCACCGGGAATTGGCGCAGAGGGGGGCGCATCGCTCTACTCGCTACTGGAGATGTTCCAAGGCTTTTTCTTGGCTCCACATGTCGTGGGAGAAGCTCTCAAGGGAGCGGTATTCTCTTCGGCAATGCTGGAGCGTTTGGGCTTCAAAACAAATCCACTGTGGCATGAGCCGCGAACCGACCTGATTCAATCCGTGGAATTCGGCAGTGCTGAACGACTGATCACGTTTTGCCAAGGGATACAAAAAGCAGCACCAGTCGATTCACACGTTACTCCGTATCCAAGCGAAATGCCTGGATACGCTGATCCTGTGATTATGGCAGCCGGTACGTTTATTCAAGGGGCGAGTATCGAATTCTCGGCAGATGGTCCGATTCGTCCACCTTACTTGGGCTTCGTTCAAGGCGGTTTGACGTACTCGCACGTAAAAGTGGGGATTTTGACAGCGTTGAATGGGATGCTGGAAAAAGGCTTACTCGAAATACCTGGTGAATAG
- the hflX gene encoding GTPase HflX, producing MNDLIKTQETAILVGCYLDNRDEERTRLSMEELHELADTAGVEVLDVITQNRDRVDSAWYLGTGKIDEIAQRAEELDVDVIIFNDELSPSQTRNLDKVFDCKVIDRTQLILDIFAGRAQSREGKIQVELAQYNYLLPRLAGQGKQLSRLGGGIGTRGPGETKLESDRRHIRKRISELKQQLEDTVRTRQLHRERRKKNNVFQIALVGYTNAGKSTILNKLTNANTLQEDKLFATLDPTTRQLELPSGLDVLLTDTVGFIQDLPTSLVAAFRSTLEGVKEADLILHVVDSHHPDFQVHMEVVDKILRELKAEEIPQLVVFNKADMLAEGSYLPRAEESILISAMRDDDLKQLLTRIESFALQSFNEMKLRVPVERGDILSLLHRDGVEMEQEFNEEEAAYLITVRVNKENPIYGKIVPFLLDKPETVEESW from the coding sequence GTGAACGATCTGATCAAAACGCAAGAAACAGCCATACTGGTTGGTTGCTATTTAGATAACCGGGATGAAGAAAGAACCCGTCTTTCCATGGAAGAGTTGCATGAGCTGGCTGATACTGCTGGTGTAGAAGTACTGGACGTCATCACGCAAAATCGGGACAGGGTTGATTCTGCCTGGTATTTGGGGACTGGAAAAATTGATGAAATCGCGCAGAGGGCTGAAGAGCTTGATGTGGACGTCATCATTTTCAATGATGAGTTGTCTCCGAGTCAGACTCGTAATTTGGATAAAGTGTTTGATTGCAAAGTGATTGATCGCACGCAGCTCATTTTGGATATTTTCGCAGGACGTGCACAGTCGCGTGAAGGGAAAATCCAGGTAGAGCTGGCGCAGTACAACTACTTGCTGCCGCGGCTTGCCGGGCAAGGGAAACAGCTTTCCCGACTCGGAGGCGGTATCGGTACACGCGGCCCAGGTGAAACCAAGCTGGAAAGTGACCGACGTCATATTCGCAAGCGCATCAGTGAACTTAAGCAGCAATTAGAGGATACTGTTCGGACGAGACAATTGCATCGGGAACGTCGGAAGAAAAACAACGTGTTCCAGATTGCGTTGGTCGGTTATACAAACGCCGGGAAGTCGACGATCCTCAACAAGCTTACGAATGCAAACACGCTGCAGGAAGACAAACTGTTTGCCACTTTGGACCCGACGACCAGGCAATTGGAGTTGCCGAGCGGACTGGATGTGCTATTGACGGATACGGTTGGCTTTATTCAAGACTTGCCAACGAGTCTGGTTGCTGCATTCCGTTCGACGCTGGAAGGTGTAAAGGAAGCAGACCTCATCCTGCATGTGGTGGATAGTCATCACCCTGATTTCCAAGTACACATGGAAGTCGTAGACAAGATCTTGCGCGAGCTAAAAGCAGAAGAAATTCCGCAGCTAGTCGTTTTCAACAAGGCAGACATGCTTGCAGAAGGCTCTTATTTGCCGCGTGCAGAAGAATCGATTTTGATTTCTGCCATGCGGGATGATGACCTGAAGCAACTGCTCACCCGGATTGAGTCATTTGCGCTGCAATCCTTTAATGAAATGAAGCTGCGCGTTCCTGTCGAGCGCGGAGATATTCTCTCCCTCCTGCATCGGGATGGGGTAGAGATGGAACAAGAGTTTAATGAAGAGGAAGCGGCCTACTTGATCACCGTCCGTGTGAACAAGGAAAATCCGATATACGGAAAGATTGTTCCTTTCCTCCTGGATAAACCAGAGACTGTTGAAGAGAGTTGGTAA
- a CDS encoding AAA family ATPase, which yields MKQAGAIPQTEVLESSSSNNRIQVVFNRPVSVKQLNTLPEIVRTTSSSNLTTVFEELESLIGLQEAKKTIYEIYALIKMNKARERHGLKVEKQVFHMVFKGNPGTGKTTIARLFGKIFKEMGVLTKGHLTEVERADLVGEFIGHTAQKTRDLVKKAMGGILFIDEAYSLARGGEKDFGKEAVDCLTKCLEDFGNDFVCIIAGYNDEIDTFLELNPGLPSRFPVHINFADYEVDELMEIANVMAKNKEYRISAEASEKLRRRLITVTSDPFQVNFSNARYVRNNIEKAIRVQAVRLLKIPDPTRDDLMNLKSEDFSI from the coding sequence GTGAAGCAAGCAGGAGCTATTCCTCAAACGGAGGTGCTCGAATCTTCAAGTAGTAATAATCGAATTCAAGTTGTATTCAATCGACCAGTAAGTGTTAAGCAGCTAAATACTTTACCTGAAATAGTGCGCACCACGTCGAGTTCAAATTTAACAACTGTTTTCGAAGAACTAGAAAGTCTGATTGGCTTACAGGAAGCCAAGAAAACGATTTATGAAATTTATGCGCTCATCAAAATGAATAAAGCAAGGGAGCGACACGGACTTAAAGTTGAGAAGCAAGTATTCCATATGGTTTTTAAAGGAAATCCCGGTACTGGGAAAACAACAATTGCACGCCTTTTCGGAAAGATTTTTAAGGAAATGGGTGTTTTAACGAAGGGCCATCTAACTGAAGTTGAACGTGCAGATCTCGTTGGTGAATTCATTGGGCACACGGCACAAAAGACACGTGATCTTGTTAAGAAAGCCATGGGAGGAATCCTATTTATCGATGAGGCTTACTCATTAGCTCGCGGCGGTGAAAAAGATTTTGGAAAAGAGGCTGTCGATTGCCTTACAAAATGCCTTGAGGACTTTGGCAATGATTTCGTTTGTATAATTGCCGGGTACAATGATGAAATCGATACATTTCTTGAGTTAAATCCGGGACTGCCTTCCCGTTTTCCCGTCCACATCAACTTTGCTGATTATGAGGTGGATGAGTTGATGGAAATTGCAAATGTAATGGCAAAGAACAAGGAGTATAGAATCTCTGCTGAAGCAAGTGAAAAACTGAGAAGAAGACTGATAACAGTAACGAGTGATCCGTTTCAAGTAAATTTCAGTAATGCAAGATATGTACGAAATAATATTGAAAAGGCAATACGTGTGCAAGCGGTTAGATTGCTGAAAATTCCTGACCCAACCCGTGATGATTTAATGAATTTGAAGTCTGAGGATTTTTCCATTTAG
- a CDS encoding DUF4184 family protein translates to MPFTFAHPAIVLPLRKCKWFSFSALVFGSIAPDFEYFLRMQPFSVYSHTMPGLWLVDLPIAILLAFLYQHVVKKPLLSRLPEWMGRGLDYTNNGSGMPAWRTAIVFIYSAILGSLSHIAWDAFTHDGGRMVDHFLFLQQSLLIAHYQVPVYKLLQHGSTLLGGLAILYVIGQRARKNRQIVMRQVPVLEKWLFWFGVGLFGIVTVFLHAFVVKGISPFVHPMQQVVPFLSGSLLGIVVLCFALDRLRLKK, encoded by the coding sequence ATGCCTTTTACTTTTGCTCATCCGGCTATTGTTCTACCGTTACGCAAATGCAAGTGGTTTTCGTTCTCTGCCCTCGTTTTCGGCAGTATCGCACCCGATTTTGAGTATTTCTTGCGGATGCAGCCATTCAGTGTGTACAGTCACACCATGCCCGGATTGTGGCTGGTTGATTTGCCAATCGCGATCCTATTAGCGTTTTTGTACCAGCACGTGGTCAAAAAGCCGTTGCTTTCACGTTTGCCGGAGTGGATGGGACGAGGGCTCGACTACACAAACAATGGGAGCGGAATGCCAGCGTGGCGAACAGCAATTGTATTTATATACTCCGCGATACTCGGTAGTCTGAGTCATATCGCATGGGATGCCTTCACCCATGACGGTGGTCGTATGGTTGACCACTTTTTGTTCTTGCAACAATCCCTCTTGATCGCTCATTATCAAGTCCCAGTTTACAAACTGCTGCAGCATGGTAGTACCCTTCTCGGCGGGTTGGCCATTTTGTATGTTATTGGACAAAGGGCGCGGAAAAACAGACAGATCGTCATGAGACAAGTACCTGTCTTGGAAAAATGGTTGTTCTGGTTTGGTGTAGGGTTGTTTGGTATCGTGACGGTCTTTTTGCACGCATTCGTGGTAAAAGGAATTTCACCCTTCGTCCATCCTATGCAGCAAGTCGTCCCGTTTCTCTCTGGATCACTGCTTGGAATCGTGGTGCTCTGCTTCGCCTTGGACAGGCTCAGGTTGAAAAAGTAG
- the infC gene encoding translation initiation factor IF-3 — MILNEKIKAAVVQLTGVNGEDLGIISTKEALQMAKEQGVDLVCLSLASSPPPCQLVNRTNYKEQLIKENAKNRKAEKGVKVKEIRLSAYIEDHDYDTKKRQAERILLSGDAVQLIVKLEKKENQEAKRLLEQLIKDLNHCGKQDKGIQVSGKQVVANLLPL; from the coding sequence ATGATCCTGAATGAAAAAATAAAAGCGGCAGTCGTACAATTAACAGGAGTAAACGGAGAAGATCTTGGAATCATCTCCACAAAAGAAGCGCTTCAAATGGCAAAAGAACAGGGAGTGGACCTGGTCTGTCTTTCTTTGGCTTCGAGTCCGCCGCCTTGTCAGTTAGTGAATCGAACGAATTATAAGGAACAGCTAATCAAAGAAAACGCCAAAAACCGAAAAGCAGAAAAAGGCGTAAAAGTAAAAGAAATTCGTCTAAGTGCCTACATCGAAGACCATGATTACGATACGAAAAAAAGACAGGCAGAACGAATTCTTTTATCTGGGGATGCTGTGCAATTGATTGTAAAACTGGAGAAAAAGGAAAATCAGGAAGCCAAGCGATTACTTGAGCAGCTCATCAAAGATCTGAATCATTGTGGAAAACAGGATAAAGGGATTCAAGTAAGCGGCAAGCAGGTAGTTGCCAATCTATTGCCGCTCTAA